In Spinacia oleracea cultivar Varoflay chromosome 5, BTI_SOV_V1, whole genome shotgun sequence, a single window of DNA contains:
- the LOC130461248 gene encoding F-box protein CPR1-like: protein MDSQEAEKADDSLLLPLKQLTEILSRLDTRMDMPKGDQLPSLPFDLLILIISCLPVKPLMRFKCVSKALYELINSQKFVKLHLNRSLQADSDGNLICFGYFSIHAFDFNGSPYHASNFYYPENIGYPRRLIGSCNGLVCFSFQADHLIIHNPATRAYKTLPNLPLTKKYCEVFAPIGFGYDCISDDYKVLQFAMKPSSGKIEYETLLYSWRTNAWEIIQNPPWNWDTVKLFPSILVNNSLHWMGCENKEIKCFNLSTKRYYEITLPGKISPGYSPTLGILRGQLAVVTYYLDIWILKEYGVQESWTRLFRCPSVEWNNLFDTLTTWHLGVGLTCSKDGSKILVGLAGGMPNFICCNLESKEARKIKISSFSHKLSVILPWVESLVPV from the exons ATGGATTCCCAAGAGGCAGAGAAGGCTGATGATTCTCTTTTGCTTCCTTTAAAGCAACTCACTGAGATCCTCTCAAG ATTAGATACTAGAATGGATATGCCGAAAGGTGATCAACTTCCATCCCTTCCTTTTGATCTACTTATTTTGATCATCTCATGTCTGCCCGTTAAACCTCTTATGCGTTTCAAGTGTGTTTCCAAGGCATTGTACGAACTAATCAACAGCCAAAAATTTGTCAAACTTCATTTAAATCGATCCCTCCAAGCAGACTCTGACGGGAACCTCATCTGTTTTGGATATTTTTCTATCCACGCATTTGACTTCAATGGTTCCCCTTATCATGCTAGCAATTTTTACTATCCAGAAAACATCGGTTATCCTCGACGTTTAATTGGATCGTGTAACGGCCTAGTATGCTTCTCATTTCAAGCCGATCATCTTATTATTCACAATCCTGCCACTCGAGCCTACAAAACCTTACCAAACCTCCCCTTGACGAAAAAGTATTGCGAAGTATTTGCTCCAATTGGGTTTGGTTATGATTGCATTTCCGATGATTATAAAGTTTTACAGTTTGCAATGAAGCCTAGTTCTGGAAAAATTGAGTATGAAACTCTCCTCTACAGTTGGAGAACTAATGCATGGGAGATTATTCAGAACCCTCCTTGGAATTGGGACACTGTTAAATTATTCCCAAGTATTTTGGTTAACAACTCCTTGCACTGGATGGGTTGTGAGAATAAAGAGATAAAATGTTTTAACCTTTCCACCAAAAGGTATTATGAGATTACCCTTCCTGGGAAAATTAGTCCTGGCTATTCACCAACATTGGGAATTTTAAGAGGACAATTAGCTGTAGTAACATATTATCTTGATATATGGATATTGAAGGAGTATGGTGTGCAAGAGTCTTGGACACGACTGTTTCGTTGCCCTTCTGTTGAATGGAACAATTTATTCGATACACTCACTACTTGGCATTTGGGGGTCGGTCTTACTTGCTCAAAGGATGGGAGCAAAATCCTTGTAGGACTTGCTGGAGGTATGCCAAACTTTATTTGCTGTAATTTAGAATCAAAAGAAGCTAGGAAGATTAAAATCTCAAGTTTCTCGCATAAATTGTCTGTCATACTGCCATGGGTGGAGTCTCTTGTTCCCGTGTGA